In Rhodococcus pseudokoreensis, the DNA window GCGCCGGATCGAGCTGACCAAGCAGGTCAACCAACCGCTGCAGGGGTGCTACAAGATCGCGCTGCTGAGCCTCAAGGGCGGGGTCGGCAAGACCACGACCACCGCGACCCTAGGCTCCACGTTCGCGTCACTGCGCGGCGACCGCGTCATCGCCGTCGACGCCAACCCCGACCGCGGCACGTTGAGTCAGAAGATTCCCCTCGAGACGCCCGCGACGGTGCGGAACCTGCTGCGCGACGAGCAGAGCATCGAAAAATACAGCGACGTCCGCAGTTACACGTCGCAGAGCAGGCACCGGCTCGAGGTGCTCGCGTCCGACAGCGACCCGGCCGTCTCGGAGGCGTTCAGCGCCGACGACTACGCCCGGACCGTCACGATGCTCGAGAAGTTCTACAGCATCGTCCTCACCGACTGCGGCACCGGACTGATGCACTCCGCGATGCAGACCATCCTCGAAGAGGCCGACGCGCTCGTGGTGGTCAGTTCGGGATCCGTCGACGGCGCCCGAAGCGCTTCGGCGACGCTGGACTGGCTCGACGCCCACGGATACCGCGAACTGGTGGCCCGGTCGGTGGCCGTCGTCAATGCGGTGCGCCCGAGGTCGGGCAAGGTGGATCTGCCGAAGGTCGTCGAGCATTTCGAGCAGCGATGCCGCCTGGTGCGGCTGATTCCGTTCGACCCGCACCTCGAAGAGGGCGCCGAGATCGAACTCGAGCGGCTGCGCCCGAAGACGCGCAACGCACTCCTCGAACTGGCCGCCGCGGTGGCCTCCGACTTCCCGGCGTCGAGTTTCGCGCTACAGGACCGTCGCTGAGGCAGTGACACCGATGGTGCCGGCTCGACCGGCACCACGGCTGTTGCTCATCCGGCCGGGTCCGCCGGACCGGCATCGGGTTCGTCGGACTTCTTCCGACGCGTCTCCCGGTCCACCTTCCACAGGAAATCCGGATCGTCGTCCGGTCCCTGCACCCGCGTGCTCAGCACGGGCCGCGTGTTCGGGCCGAACGCCTTCCACATCAGGACCGCCACTGTCACGAGCCCGATGAGTGCCAACAGATAGATCACCGCGCACCTCCTTACACCGCACGAGGGTAGCCGGTACTCCTCGAGCGTAGCCGCGTCGGCGGCAGAGGGCACCCACCCGATCGCAGAGCGCCCGGGCAGTGCGGTGTTACCAGCGGAACCTCAGGGTCGGCCCGCCTCCAGCGTCAGGGTCGGCCGGCCTCCGTGGTCAGGGAGCGGAGCAACTGCATGACCTCGGCCTCGCGGAAGCGGCGGTGCCCACCGGGGGTGCGCAGCGATCCGAGCCGGCCCGCGTGCGCCCAACGCGTCACGGTCTTCGGGTCGACATGGAACAGGGCAGCCACCTGGCCCGGGGTCATGAGGGCTTCGTTGGATCCGCTGAATCCGGGTCCGTTGTAGGTGGGTGCGCTCATCGACGATCCTCCACTGCTTTCGACTGATCTGTGCTGAAGCCGGCCGCTGTTGCGACTGATCTCGGTCATCGTGACATCCGGGACCCCGGGTACTCGAACGATCTAATGTTGGTAAAGGGGAGGTAATAGACAAATCGGATAAGTCGGACGTGTGGGGAGCCCCCTCGGCGATGGGTAACCTGGGGGCGTGAGCGAGTCATCCGAGAAGCCAGAAGACCAGGTCGAGCCCGCAGATTCGAGCGCGACAGCGAAGCAGGGTGGGCGGGTGACCAAGGGGCAGCTGGCGCGCGACGTCGCGATCTATTCGATCGCCCGGCTGCTGCTGGTCGTCGTCATCGGCGCCATCATCCTCGGGGTGGCCTCGCTCGTCGGAGTCGCCGTGCCGCTGCTCGTCGCCGCGATCTTCGCGGTCCTCATCGCACTCCCGCTGTCGCTCCTTCTGTTCGCGAAACTCCGCAAGAGGGTCAACGAGGGGATCGCCACGTTCGACGCGCAGCGCCGCGCGGACCAGGCCGACCTGCGTGCCCGGCTCCGCGGTGAGGGCACGTCCCGGTGACGGTCGACGACTGCGTCGTCATCGACAGGAGCTTGCCGCGGGACTGGGTCGACAACGCCGTCCGCCTCATCGACGCCGACGCGCAGCGCAGCGCCGACACGCACCTGCTGCGGTACCCGCTGCCCGTCGACTGGGGTGTGCAGCTCTATCTGAAGGACGAGTCGACCCACATCACGGGCAGCCTCAAGCACCGGCTGGCCCGGTCGCTGTTCCTGTACGCGATCTGCAACGGCTGGATCACCGAGGGAACCACGGTCATCGAGGCGTCGTCGGGATCGACGGCCGTCAGTGAGGCGTACTTCGCGAAGATGCTCGGCCTCGACTTCGTGGCCGTCATGCCGCGCAGCACGAGCGGCGCGAAGATCGCCCTCATCGAGGCGCAGGGCGGTCGCTGCCACTTCATCGACCACCCGCCGGAGATCTACAGCGAGGCCCGTCGGCTCGCCGCGGAGACGAACGGTCACTTCATGGACCAGTTCACGCACGCGGAACGGGCCACCGACTGGCGGGGCAACAACAACATCGCCGAGTCGATCTTCCAGCAGATGATTCAGGAAGAGCACCCGGTGCCGGAGTGGCTCGTCATGAGTGCCGGGACCGGCGGCACCAGTGCGACGCTGGGCCGGTACATCCGCTACCGCAGGCACGCGACCCGCCTCCTCGTCGTGGACCCCGAGAACTCCGCGTTCTTCGGCGGCTACGAGAACAACTCCTGCGAGTTCGCGACGGGAATGCCGTCGCGGATCGAGGGCATCGGCCGGCCTCGGGTCGAGCCGTCCTTCGTCGGGCAGGTCATCGACCGCATGATGCGGGTGCCCGACGCTGCGTCCATCGCGACGGCCCGGCACGCCAGTTCGGTGCTGGGTCGCCGGGTCGGCGGGTCGACGGGCACGAACCTGTGGGGTGCGTTCACCGTCGTCGCGCAGATGCTCGCGGCCGGACGGTCGGGCAGTGTCGTCACCGTCCTGTGCGACGGCGGCGAACGGTACGCCGACACCTACTTCGACGACGACTGGGTGGCCGGGGAGGGAATCGACCTCTCGGGTCCCACCGCGGTGCTCGACCGGTTCGCGGCGACCGGGGCGTGGCCCGGTCAGCCCGGCTGAGGCGCGGGTGCGGCGGTGCGCACCGCCGCGGTCACTGCGCGGGACATCGTCACCCGCGGCCACGCGGCGAGGCCGTGCCGGGCCTCGTCGTCGCGGATGCGTGACAGGCCCGGTGTGAGGTCGGTCTCCGGCAGGGGACGGAAACCCAGCCGCTCGTAATAGGGGGCGTTCCACGGGACGTCGACGAACGTGGTGAGGGTGAGGGCGGGCAGTCCTCGGACGGCCGCCCACGACGAGATCTCGTCGAGCAGCAGCGCGCCGAGGCCCTGACGGGCGTGGGATGGGTGGACCGACACCTGCTCGATGTGGGCGCCGCCGTCGACGACGGCGACGAGTGCGTAGGCCACCGGGGCGTCGTCTGCGTCGACCGCGACCCAAATGCATTCCAGCTGGAGGTATTCGGTCAGCTCGTCGAGTGAGAACGGAGGATCGTCGGCGACGGCGTCCATTCCGATGTCACGAAACGGCGCACCCGCCGCGATTTCGATGTCTTGCAGAGCGGGAAGGTCGGTGGAAATGGCCGTGCGGATCACAGGTCTTTTGTACCCGAAATCGTGCTGTTCGCACAGTTTCCCTGCACTTTCCCAAAACCTACTCCTCCGTAGGCTACGCAACCGTAGGTTGATAGCCTGGCATCAGGACGACGGAGTGGGGACGCGCATGGACAAGCCCGAGGTGACTCTCGAGAACTACGAAGCGGTGTACGCGTACTACCGCGACCACCGGCAGAATCGGGTGCTCGCCAAGCTGGCGTACGCGTCGCTGTATGCGAAGTACCGGCCGCGGATCGTGTACGCGGACGACGCGAAGGCGCAGCTCGCCGGGCTGGTGAAGTCGGGCAGGGTGCTGATCATCGCGGCCAATCACGTGACCCACAGCGATCAGTACACGCTGGCGGCGACGGCCTGGAACACGCCGTTGCGCCGCGCGATCGGACGCACCCGGGTGCTCGCGAAAGACGAATTGTTCGTCGACCCCGACCTGCACAAGAAGGTCGACATGATGGGCGGGATCCCGGTGTTCCGCAGCAAGAACTACGGGCTCCGGGCGGTCGCCGACGCGGGCAGGCTCATGATGGACATCTCCGCCGAACGGCTCTGTCGCGGCGACAACCTGGCGATCTTTCCCGAGGGCACGTGCAACGAGGACGACCCGACCCGGCTGCAGCACATCAACAGCGGTATCGGTCACATCGCGAAACGTGCGGCGGATCGCGGAGTCTCGCCCGTGCTGCTGTCCATCGGCATCAGTTACGGGCCGGACGCTCACGGGCCCGACCCCGAGAACGTGAAGTCGGCGAGCGTGTTCGTGTCGGAGCCGGTGTTCGACCTCCCGGCGAAACCGATGGACATCGCGCACGTCGTGCAGAAGGACCTGCAGATCGCGGTCGACGGGGCGGTCGCCGCGTACTGACGGCCCACCTCAAATCTGTCAAGCAGGGTTGACATCCGGTCGGTGTCAACCTAAATTGACATGCATGACCGAAGCAACCACGCTCGCCGCAGCGGCGGGCAGCCCCGACCCCGCCGAGGGGTTGCGGGCCGTGCGTGCGCTGCGGCGACTCCTCGAACGGCTCGAGGCCATCCAGGTCGCCAACGCCCGCGCCCAGGGCTGGTCCTGGCAGGCGATCGCCGACTCCCTCGAGGTGAGCAGGCAGGCCGTTCACCAGAAACACAACCGGAGAGGGAGGTAACGGCGCATGTTCGAACGATTCTCGATGGACGCCCGGGCCGTGGTGATCGGCGCGCAGCAGGAAGCGCGCGACGTGAAGTCACCGCAGATCGGGCCCGAACACCTCGTACTCGCGCTGCTGTCCGTGAAAACCGAACCCGTCCACGGCATCCTCGCCGACGCCGGCATCGAGGAGGACGCGGCGCGATCGACCGTCGCGTCGCACGGCACCGCCCTGAGCGACGCCGACGCGGAAGCACTCGAATCGATCGGGATCGACCTCGACGCCGTGCGGCAGAGTCTCGAGCAGAACTTCGGCAAGGGCGTGCTCGATCCGGAACAGCCCTCGGAGAAGCGCGGCTGGTTCGGCCGGAAGTCGGGGCATATCGGGTTCACCCGCGACGCGAAGAAGGCGATCGAACTGTCGCTGCGGGAGGCGCTGGCGCGCAAGGACGATCACATCGGCGCAGAGCACATCTTCCTCGGGGTGCTGCGCGTCGCCGAGGGCACGACGAAGGAGATCCTCGAGGTCCGGGTCGGAGTCGGCGAACTCCGCCGGCGCATGCACGCGGCTCTCGACGACCGCGCGGCCTGACCGGTCGCCCGGTTCCCGTTTGTCCGATCGGTGTGCCAGCATGCACGCATGACCTTCTTGGTACGCCTCGTCATCAACGCGTTCGCGATCTGGCTGGCGGCAGCCTGGGTGTCGGGTATCGACATCTCCAGTTCGGGCAACGGAACCGGCTGGGACATCGTGGTGCTGCTCGGCATCGCGCTGGTGTTCACGGTCGTCAACATCTTCGTCAAGCCGCTGGTGAAGTTGCTGTCGCTGCCGCTGCTGATCCTGACGCTCGGCCTGTTCACCCTGGTGATCAACGCCCTGATGCTGTTGCTCACCGCGTGGCTGAGCTCCCAGACCGAGTACGGCCTGACCGTCGACGGCTTCTGGACGGCCGTGTGGGGCGGCCTGATCATCTCGATCGTCAACTTCGTTCTCGGCATCCTGCTGCCGGACGGCGACTGACCCGGGAGGGCTCAGGCAGCCGAAAGGGCCACGGCGGTGGCGGCGCCCCAGACCAGCATCGCCAGCCCCGAATCCCGCAGCGCGGGAATCAGTGCGAGGCCGAGGCCACCCGAGCGGACGGGGGCGTTCGCCCGGACGGCGAGGGGCAGCGCGAGCAGTCCGACGAGCGCCCACGGGGTGCGCAGCACCAGGACCAGGGTCACGACGAACGGGACCGTCAGCGTGACCAGGTGCAGGATGCGGGTACGCGAGTCGCCGAGCCGGACGGCGAGCGTGCGTTTGCCGGATTCGGTGTCGGTGGGGATGTCCCGCAGATTGTTGGCGACGAGAACCGCGCTCGAGAACGACCCGACGGCGACCGCGGACACGACCCCGGCCCAATCGATCGTCTCGGCCTGCACGTACTGGGTGCCGAGGACGGCGACGAGGCCGAAGAACACGAACACGGCGATCTCGCCGAAGCCGCTGTACCCGTACGGCTTCTTGCCGCCCGTGTAGAACCAGGCGCCCACGATGCACAGGGCGCCGATCAGCACGAGCCACCACGCGGTGGTGACGGCGAGGACCAGGCCGGCCACTGCGGCGACCGCGAAGCAGGCG includes these proteins:
- a CDS encoding lysophospholipid acyltransferase family protein, with translation MDKPEVTLENYEAVYAYYRDHRQNRVLAKLAYASLYAKYRPRIVYADDAKAQLAGLVKSGRVLIIAANHVTHSDQYTLAATAWNTPLRRAIGRTRVLAKDELFVDPDLHKKVDMMGGIPVFRSKNYGLRAVADAGRLMMDISAERLCRGDNLAIFPEGTCNEDDPTRLQHINSGIGHIAKRAADRGVSPVLLSIGISYGPDAHGPDPENVKSASVFVSEPVFDLPAKPMDIAHVVQKDLQIAVDGAVAAY
- a CDS encoding BldC family transcriptional regulator; translated protein: MSAPTYNGPGFSGSNEALMTPGQVAALFHVDPKTVTRWAHAGRLGSLRTPGGHRRFREAEVMQLLRSLTTEAGRP
- a CDS encoding PLP-dependent cysteine synthase family protein: MTVDDCVVIDRSLPRDWVDNAVRLIDADAQRSADTHLLRYPLPVDWGVQLYLKDESTHITGSLKHRLARSLFLYAICNGWITEGTTVIEASSGSTAVSEAYFAKMLGLDFVAVMPRSTSGAKIALIEAQGGRCHFIDHPPEIYSEARRLAAETNGHFMDQFTHAERATDWRGNNNIAESIFQQMIQEEHPVPEWLVMSAGTGGTSATLGRYIRYRRHATRLLVVDPENSAFFGGYENNSCEFATGMPSRIEGIGRPRVEPSFVGQVIDRMMRVPDAASIATARHASSVLGRRVGGSTGTNLWGAFTVVAQMLAAGRSGSVVTVLCDGGERYADTYFDDDWVAGEGIDLSGPTAVLDRFAATGAWPGQPG
- a CDS encoding phage holin family protein, with product MTFLVRLVINAFAIWLAAAWVSGIDISSSGNGTGWDIVVLLGIALVFTVVNIFVKPLVKLLSLPLLILTLGLFTLVINALMLLLTAWLSSQTEYGLTVDGFWTAVWGGLIISIVNFVLGILLPDGD
- a CDS encoding DUF4229 domain-containing protein; this translates as MSESSEKPEDQVEPADSSATAKQGGRVTKGQLARDVAIYSIARLLLVVVIGAIILGVASLVGVAVPLLVAAIFAVLIALPLSLLLFAKLRKRVNEGIATFDAQRRADQADLRARLRGEGTSR
- a CDS encoding Clp protease N-terminal domain-containing protein — its product is MFERFSMDARAVVIGAQQEARDVKSPQIGPEHLVLALLSVKTEPVHGILADAGIEEDAARSTVASHGTALSDADAEALESIGIDLDAVRQSLEQNFGKGVLDPEQPSEKRGWFGRKSGHIGFTRDAKKAIELSLREALARKDDHIGAEHIFLGVLRVAEGTTKEILEVRVGVGELRRRMHAALDDRAA
- a CDS encoding MinD/ParA family ATP-binding protein, which encodes MSENNSGMWEPVRPASNPPADDTGSTVAWNAARQAPYVQPQGPNPFAQAPAAAPARPQTQAPAPQQAPAPQQAPAAQQAPAAQQAPAPQPAAFTPPQQPPVRQTPQPPVQQTPQPGAFAAQQPANRPNNTNADQQYAVSARDLSTSLLLKQVKPAPTTGWRKALYRLSGRYVNVGNSAKEQRRIELTKQVNQPLQGCYKIALLSLKGGVGKTTTTATLGSTFASLRGDRVIAVDANPDRGTLSQKIPLETPATVRNLLRDEQSIEKYSDVRSYTSQSRHRLEVLASDSDPAVSEAFSADDYARTVTMLEKFYSIVLTDCGTGLMHSAMQTILEEADALVVVSSGSVDGARSASATLDWLDAHGYRELVARSVAVVNAVRPRSGKVDLPKVVEHFEQRCRLVRLIPFDPHLEEGAEIELERLRPKTRNALLELAAAVASDFPASSFALQDRR
- a CDS encoding GNAT family N-acetyltransferase; amino-acid sequence: MIRTAISTDLPALQDIEIAAGAPFRDIGMDAVADDPPFSLDELTEYLQLECIWVAVDADDAPVAYALVAVVDGGAHIEQVSVHPSHARQGLGALLLDEISSWAAVRGLPALTLTTFVDVPWNAPYYERLGFRPLPETDLTPGLSRIRDDEARHGLAAWPRVTMSRAVTAAVRTAAPAPQPG
- a CDS encoding 1,4-dihydroxy-2-naphthoate polyprenyltransferase; its protein translation is MATAAQWIEGARPRTLPNAIAPVLVGTGAAASLGGAVWWKAVLALVVSLALIVGVNFANDYSDGIRGTDDERVGPLRLVGSKLVKPSAVKAAAIACFAVAAVAGLVLAVTTAWWLVLIGALCIVGAWFYTGGKKPYGYSGFGEIAVFVFFGLVAVLGTQYVQAETIDWAGVVSAVAVGSFSSAVLVANNLRDIPTDTESGKRTLAVRLGDSRTRILHLVTLTVPFVVTLVLVLRTPWALVGLLALPLAVRANAPVRSGGLGLALIPALRDSGLAMLVWGAATAVALSAA